From Erigeron canadensis isolate Cc75 chromosome 5, C_canadensis_v1, whole genome shotgun sequence:
TGTTGTTTGGTCAATACTGGACTCTATTCTTTCTAACTTCTATTTATAGATACCCAAACTTCATTTGTCGTATGGGTCATTGTGTTGcatgtatattttttaatatatacatagttACAACATTGTAACTGAACCTGAAAACTGAACAAAATCGTTTTAATATGAACGGAGAAACTGTTGACAATCTACTAAATGAGCAGAGTAGAACTAGtcattgtggtaccggggctacGGTTCCCCTGTTACCTATTTTTTTTAGTCTTTTGTCTTATCAGCGAGAACAAGTTTTAATTCTACACCTCTTTGGCAGGAGCACTCAGCACATAAGTGCTCTGGCTAAACTAGCGGTGACTCCGACCACAATATTGTAATTGCTTTTCAGTATCACGATTATCATTCATGCAAAAGTGAATGCCATACCACTTCCTTTCAACAGAAGTGAAGTAAAAGTTACGTAGGTTAACTAAAACATACTGGGTCAAGTAGGCACCATTTGTTCGACATTGATCTGGTCTTCATCGAACATATTTTGCAAAGCAAAGTTACTAAACCTAGAAAAAGCAGACATATGTTTATGAGGAAGGAGGGAGCATCCCTCCAAGGAATGACGAGAACAATGTCAATGCACGTTGAGGTTGGTAGCTTGGAACGGTATGGCCTGCACCCCTAACAGTGATCAGAAGCAGTCCTTTATATTCCTCTAAATACCCCCCAACCTGTTAACACAATTTCACGTTAGTAGCCGTAAAAATATATTGTCTACTGATCATAGATGCAAATGAAAGTTCACTCTCAAACCATTAATTTCTTCTATAAAAAAAGGACCCATCCTAATTATTCAAGCATATgtattgtaatttaattttaagtatagAATTATGCAGTATTATATCAAATGATAGTGATTGGACACCAAAATAATATTCTCATGAGATACATATGCATACATACAAACCACATAATAATATGATCTCTTTTGGATTTAGCTTAGTTATATGAATGAGCAAAAGGTTCAACGAATACCTCTTTGTTGAGGTACCATGGTCTCCAAGCAGTCTCAATCGGAAGATTGAGGGTGTTAATTGCGTACCTAGAAGTAGTAACAGGAACACGAGCATCTATATCACCGCTGAAAAAGTAAGATATTGTTAATTAGTTTTCCTAACTTTGAATTCCCACTAACGGAAGTTATCAATAGTAATCCCACGTGTCAGGAATACTTGCCTGAAGACCCATACCCTTTGGCCATTTGAAATAAGATACTTTATGATTGGGAGGATGGTAGTCGCATGGTCATTCCAGCCCGTGATAACATCACTGCAATTATTTCTATGAACATTAATATGAAGATTATTATTCATACTAGTCTATGAGACTGATCCAAAGGTACCTGCATAAATCCCATGATGTTGGTTTCACGTGCAACGCCTTTTGAACAGCAGAGTTATTGAGATAGTCTATCAGGATATATTCCGAGCAAGGATCAAATTCATTTATCTGAAAGATAAATATACATGTAACAAAGATGAATTTGCAGTTTCAGGAACAATGTGTTGACTTGATGTAGCATGTCAAGGCTTACGGAACCAGTTGTAGCAGAGGCATTTCGTTGATGAGGGTTCAAGCAAATTGGTGCGTAAATGTTGTACACATCGAGATGTCCCCACTCTTTCATAGCTTTGTCTGTACTATTTTCACATATTTCAGATAacgaatcatttgaaaaattgcAATACTTCAATATGGCGTCATGTGTTGCATCTGAAATCATAGCATGACTCCACCAATAATCATACGTTCCTTTCAACCTTGTTTCATTATCAATCACTGCATTTCCAATCTACATatttcaaaatatcaaatataaaatatgattaGAAAGACTAGAAACTTTTAGAACTTATTTGACAATCAAGAAAGCGCCAGTTAGATGAATTTACAGCGATCCCTTTGATATTGATCACggtttgatttgttattttgttGTTAATAAGGATCTTATAAGCAAGTTGAGGAACATAATGTCCGGCGTAACTTTCACCAGTAATGTAAAAGTCACTATTTTTGTACTGAGGGAATCTCTCGAGCCAATTAATCAGAAATATGTAAGAATCATCTGCAGTGTTCTTGTCACCAGAATGATCATAATCTGAAGTTGTATTTGAATACGAGAAGCCCACCCCAGCAGGTGATTCCAGAAACAACATATTTGCAACTGCACATAATATACTTTGCGCTCTTACTATCAATGTATATAATCCAGAAAGGAAATAAAACAGACGGAATATAATAAGATCTAACCGTTGCTCCATGCATAATCATTCATGAAGAGAGTTTTTCCATCACTATTGATTCTAAAGGGTCCTTGTTCTGTCAAGGCTCCGATCATGGAAGAGCATCCTGGACCTGTTAAATGTCACCACTTCGAGTTATCTTGACAAGTTATACTAAATAAAGGCGAAAGTGTTGAATATTTTGATTTAAAGGATTTTTCAAGATAATTAGCTCATGTGCTATTAGTGATgcaaaataaaaactcaaatgaAGATATACCTCCATTTAGCCACAAAACCAATGGTTTAGTGTAAGAATCAGTGGGAGACTCGACGAAATAATAGAAAAGAGCCCTTCCAGCAGTTTGATTAACCGTCACATATCCTGAATACTGATTCAGATTAACGCCTGCAGGTTGGCCTGGCAAGGCATCAATCTTGTCACCCTCTGCTAAACCATCTTGTTGTGCAATGTACACAGGAGAGTACTCCTGAGTAGCTTCATCCGACATGACCCATGTGTTAGGAACAGGTGAACTTACAGATCTTTTTGACTTTAGCAACTCAAAAAACTTGTTTGCCTGAATATCGGCATTGCTTAAACCAAACAAAGCCAAAAGGCAAAATGTTGTTATAACCTTTATCATCCTGTTTGGTACCTTAATATATGTTCAAGTGCTTCTATATATAGTAGATGAGACGTCAAGTCCTAGGAACTTTTTTATCTCATCCTTAAACAGATTGAAACTCACATCCAAGAAATTAAATGATTGTTTAAGAAAGTTATTTCTAATCTTCATAAGCCGGCAACTCTCGTATGTATCTGAATGGAGCTGActcattttactaaaaaaatcatGCCAAAGACACTTTCATATTTGTCAAGTGAAAAATGCTATTCCTTTTGGATAAAGAATAAACAGTCGCTCTAGCCACTAGCTATAAATGATTGGCAtccattcatttcatttatatGGTATACAATAAGAAGAAACATTTATTGGACAGGGTGGGTCATTTGGAAATTCCTGGTCGTTGGCTCGTTGAACTACCGGGAGGAGTATATTAATTTTGATACCATTGTTTagttaattttcatttatatggTAGACTAATAGGAATAAAAGTGTCTCGTATACTTGGGAATTAGAGGGGATTAGAAATCCATTTCTTATGATGTAATATTAGTCGTTCTCATTGATACCTTTTCAACCAGaagttaattactaaaattcAGTTACTCATAAAATAACAATTTGTTAGAGGATTTTAGTACTTGAAAAAGTGATCAAAAGCGTCTGCCTAACATTTGAGCGGGTCAGAACCATTTACATAACTATATATTTGGACATCTCCCAAGCTCAATGAAACAATAAAGTACTTATTAAATAACTTGGAAACCTTAATGACACAGTAAACTTGCATAGAACCTGACAAGTCTAATATAAACAGAAAACTTGACCAAATTCAGAACAAGATGGTATATGGAACAGCCTATAGTAAAAATGCCATATCTTCCACTACAAAAACTTGAATCGGCTCACTGTCTTTTGCATTCGAAACTTGCACAGAAACTAGACTAAAAGCAAGAAACTTGTAGCTTCTTGAAAATCAGTTTCTGTGAGGTTTTTTTCTCTTCTTGGAAATCAGCTTCTGCGTCAAAAAGTTACTGTAACAACATGTTGTTTGGTCAATATTAGGATCTAatctttttatattctttttttttgtaatttttatttttggatttcgaGCTGCACAAATATTACCGAAGGGATAATATTACTCAAAAACACTATAATATATTCAGTACATGTTTAATAAGAGACTTTCACTATTTAATACTCCAATCCCAGCCGCATTTACCTATACTGGAAAATATTGCAGTAGAGCCCTATGGACCCATATCTGACAGCCACAATGTGAATCACTACCCTCAGAAGTCAGAAGCAATGTGTGAAGGCAGAGGAAATTCTTTTATTCGCAGTCAAAAATGAGGATTCTCAGCACCTCACAAATCAACTATGGAAATCTTTTTTGATATTGATATGTGCCCACTTATTCTATGCCTCTTTTGGGATAGCATCAACGAATATGTATGTTCCAATGCACGTGATTGTAAAGTTTTGATTCTTGGTTAAAGAGTCTGGGCTATTAAGACTAGCAAATTTCagatcttcttctttttttcccgCTCATTTTGGTGTTCTTTCATTCGGGTCTCATATGTCTAATATTGTTACAACATTTCTACTGAACCTGAAAACCGAACAAAATAGTTCTAATATTTGAAGTGAGAAACTGTTGAGAATCTAGATGAATAGAGCTGGTCAAACTGGTTTGGAATTTGGTTAGTCTAGttccttttgttttatttggaaCAGAGTTTTAATTCCAAATCACTGGTATGAGCACTCAACACACAAGTTTCTCTTCTATAAATTAGAGATATATAGAGCTTCCCTAGGTTTATCAGGATTTTCTCTTCTATGATAGACAGGGCTTGGTCTTCTCTGGCTAAACCATTAGTGAATCCGACCACGATATGATAATTGCATTTTGGTATAACAATTATCATTCATGCAAATGTGAATGCCTTACAACTTTCTTACAACAGAAGTGAAGTAAAAGTTACATTGGGATATTAAGGAAAAAACATATTGGTTCTAGTAGACACCACTTGTTTGAAATTGATATGATCTTCGTCGAACCTATTATTCAGCAAAGCTGACATATGTTTACGAGGAAGGAGGGAGTATCCCTTCAAGGAATGACGAGAACAATGTCAATGCACGTTGTGGTTGGTATCTTGGAACCGTATGGTCAGCACCCCTAACAGTTATCAGAAGCAATCCTTTATATCCCTCCAAATACCCCCCAACCTGTTAACACAATTTCACATTAGTAGCCATTAAAATATATTGTCTAATCAAACATGCAAATGTTAGTTCACTTTTGCACCATATTTTtctgtagaaaaaaaaaaatatatgcgtCCTTATTTTCAAGTATACATATCGTTATTTAATGAAATTGCATAACATTGTGTTGCATTTTGTTATATgatacacatacatacaaacCACCAAATTGAAGTATAATCTGTTTTTCAATTAGTAATGAGTAATGCGCAAAAGGTTCAATTCATACTTCTTTGTTGAGGTACCATGGCCTCCAAGGCGTCTCAATCGGAAGATTGAGGGCGTTGATTGAGTACCTAGAAGAAGTAACAGGAACCCGGCCATCTATGTCACCACTGCCAAAAGTAAGATACGGTAAATCGGTTTTCCTAATTCGTAATTCTCACTAACGAAAAATAACTA
This genomic window contains:
- the LOC122601390 gene encoding serine carboxypeptidase 1-like, with the protein product MIGAMTELGPFRINSDGKNLFTNDYAWSNVANILFLESPAGVGFSYSNTTSDYDHSGDKTTADDNYIFLVNWLERFPQYKTRDFYITGESFAGHYVPQLAYKILINNKITNQTIINMKGIAIGNAWIDDETSLQGMYDHWWTHAINSDATHDAILKYCNFPNESEMCLKIIRKAWDEWGDLDVYNIYAPICLNPEQRNASATTGSINEFDPCWQNILVDYLNTSAVQKALNVKPTSWDLCRDSFITSWNDWETTILPKIKYLISNGQRVWVYSGDIDGRVPVTSSRYSINALNLPIETPWRPWYLNKEVGGYLEGYKGLLLITVRGADHTVPRYQPQRALTLFSSFLEGILPPSSNADIQANKFFELLKSKRSVSSPVPNTWVMSDEATQEYSPVYIAQQDGLAEGDKIDALPGQPAGVNLNQYSGYVTVNQTAGRALFYYFVESPTDSYTKPLVLWLNGGPGCSSMIGALTEQGPFRINSDGKTLFMNDYAWSNVANMLFLESPAGVGFSYSNTTSDYDHSGDKNTADDSYIFLINWLERFPQYKNSDFYITGESYAGHYVPQLAYKILINNKITNQTVINIKGIAIGNAVIDNETRLKGTYDYWWSHAMISDATHDAILKYCNFSNDSLSEICENSTDKAMKEWGHLDVYNIYAPICLNPHQRNASATTGSINEFDPCSEYILIDYLNNSAVQKALHVKPTSWDLCSDVITGWNDHATTILPIIKYLISNGQRVWVFSGDIDARVPVTTSRYAINTLNLPIETAWRPWYLNKEVGGYLEEYKGLLLITVRGAGHTVPSYQPQRALTLFSSFLGGMLPPSS